Proteins from a genomic interval of Neisseria arctica:
- a CDS encoding PhoH family protein, whose protein sequence is MSHTVHLKFDDIDNTVLQRLCGPLDSHLQTLGKALNIQISRRFSDFTFLGELAHAGREALLALADVAEKGELSENDIRLAAVEAKTRDSDFEPKKYDHQYYFRTKRGSIGGRTPRQNGYIRALLNHDVVFGLGPAGTGKTYLAVAAAVDAMEKHQVERIVLVRPAVEAGEKLGFLPGDLAQKVDPYLRPLYDALYDLMGFDRVTKLMEKGLIEIAPLAYMRGRTLNGAYVILDEAQNTTPEQMKMFLTRIGFGAKAVITGDLSQIDLPKHIKSGLKDAKEKLCDVEGLYFHTFTSEDVVRHPLVQKIVEAYDAADEAEQAV, encoded by the coding sequence ATGAGCCATACCGTTCATTTGAAATTCGATGATATCGACAATACTGTTTTACAGCGTCTCTGCGGCCCTCTCGACAGCCATCTTCAAACATTAGGCAAGGCTTTGAATATCCAAATCAGCCGACGCTTCAGTGATTTCACCTTTCTGGGCGAACTGGCTCATGCGGGAAGAGAAGCCCTTTTGGCTCTGGCTGATGTCGCTGAAAAAGGCGAATTGAGTGAAAATGATATCCGTCTGGCTGCGGTAGAAGCCAAAACGCGTGATTCCGATTTCGAACCGAAAAAATACGACCATCAATATTACTTCCGTACCAAACGCGGCAGCATCGGAGGCCGTACGCCACGCCAAAACGGATACATCCGTGCTCTGCTGAATCATGATGTTGTTTTCGGCCTTGGCCCCGCAGGCACGGGGAAAACCTATCTGGCCGTAGCCGCTGCCGTGGATGCGATGGAAAAACACCAAGTCGAACGGATTGTTTTGGTGCGCCCTGCCGTAGAGGCCGGAGAAAAACTGGGATTCCTCCCCGGCGATTTGGCACAAAAAGTCGATCCCTATCTGCGGCCGCTTTACGATGCCCTTTACGATCTGATGGGATTTGACCGTGTTACCAAGCTGATGGAAAAAGGGTTGATTGAAATCGCCCCGTTAGCTTATATGCGCGGACGTACTCTCAATGGTGCTTATGTGATTCTAGACGAAGCGCAAAACACCACGCCCGAGCAAATGAAAATGTTTCTTACCCGCATCGGTTTCGGTGCCAAAGCCGTAATTACAGGCGACCTCAGCCAAATCGATTTGCCTAAGCATATCAAATCCGGCTTAAAAGATGCCAAAGAGAAACTGTGTGATGTTGAAGGATTATATTTCCATACATTCACCAGTGAAGATGTTGTGCGTCATCCGTTGGTACAGAAAATTGTCGAAGCTTACGATGCTGCCGATGAAGCAGAACAAGCCGTCTGA
- a CDS encoding DUF1304 domain-containing protein translates to MGVLLQILVLLVAVEHLLIMWLEMSLPSRRAERAFGISLEKQKQREIRTLFANQGLYNGFLAAGLIWSLLAPPELARPLQLFFLGCVLIAAIFGALTSSKKILLVQGLPALSAILVWLLQ, encoded by the coding sequence ATGGGGGTTTTGCTGCAGATATTAGTTTTACTCGTTGCCGTAGAACATCTGCTGATCATGTGGCTTGAGATGAGCCTGCCGTCTCGCCGTGCCGAGCGTGCTTTCGGCATCAGCTTGGAAAAACAAAAGCAGCGCGAAATCCGTACACTATTCGCCAATCAAGGACTCTACAACGGATTTTTGGCGGCTGGACTTATATGGAGCCTGCTCGCTCCACCCGAACTGGCGCGGCCACTACAGCTCTTCTTTCTCGGTTGTGTATTGATTGCCGCCATATTCGGTGCATTAACGTCGAGTAAAAAAATCCTGCTTGTACAAGGCTTGCCTGCCCTTTCGGCCATCTTGGTTTGGCTACTCCAATGA
- a CDS encoding DUF4126 domain-containing protein has translation MTFTTIISIALGIGLAASSGFRVFLPLFALSLSAYFGLWPVNENWQWLASTPALIILGVATIAEIAAYLIPFIDNLLDTLAVPLAGLAGTAVMASTTADLSPAVTWTLAIIAGGGAAAAIKGTAATGRAASTVTTGGIANPIVSVAETGTALFLTILSLFLPFLAVALSLIIVFWAWRKYRNYQRGKQPALPNV, from the coding sequence ATGACTTTCACTACCATTATCAGTATCGCCCTCGGCATAGGTTTGGCCGCAAGTTCCGGCTTTCGCGTATTCCTCCCTCTATTTGCTCTAAGCCTTTCCGCCTATTTCGGCCTATGGCCGGTTAATGAAAACTGGCAATGGTTAGCCTCCACCCCAGCACTGATTATTTTAGGCGTAGCTACCATTGCGGAAATAGCCGCCTACCTCATTCCCTTTATCGACAATCTACTTGATACTTTAGCCGTTCCTCTCGCCGGTCTGGCCGGTACGGCCGTGATGGCTTCCACTACTGCCGATCTGAGTCCTGCCGTTACTTGGACTCTTGCCATTATTGCAGGAGGCGGGGCCGCAGCCGCAATTAAAGGTACGGCTGCGACGGGGCGGGCGGCAAGCACCGTTACCACCGGCGGCATTGCCAACCCTATCGTGTCGGTAGCCGAAACCGGTACCGCACTATTTCTCACTATACTCAGCTTGTTTTTGCCGTTTCTAGCCGTTGCACTCAGCTTAATAATTGTATTTTGGGCATGGCGAAAATACCGCAATTACCAACGGGGCAAACAACCTGCTCTTCCTAACGTATAA
- the ybeY gene encoding rRNA maturation RNase YbeY — MKAAKRYPFLALQQQRLQLHFANHSSITDIPSERSFYRWIWQALKNEYRQAEISLIFLDEAEARAYNRDYRGKDYATNILSFALNEGEQLFGQHESSLQGDLVICPQVVLKEAVEQNKTPEQHFAHLALHGTLHLMGYDHIEDEEAEIMEGLEIRLMNQLAYPNPYAQDGI; from the coding sequence ATGAAAGCAGCCAAACGTTACCCTTTTTTAGCCTTACAGCAGCAACGTCTGCAACTACACTTTGCCAACCATTCCAGTATTACCGACATTCCAAGCGAACGCAGCTTCTACCGCTGGATCTGGCAAGCATTGAAAAACGAGTACAGACAAGCCGAAATCAGCCTGATTTTTCTTGATGAAGCAGAGGCGCGCGCCTACAACCGAGACTATCGCGGGAAAGACTATGCAACCAATATCCTTAGCTTTGCGCTGAACGAAGGCGAGCAACTGTTCGGACAGCACGAAAGCAGCCTCCAAGGCGACTTAGTTATCTGCCCGCAAGTGGTATTAAAAGAAGCCGTCGAACAAAACAAAACACCTGAGCAACATTTTGCCCACCTTGCACTACACGGCACGCTGCATCTAATGGGATACGACCATATCGAAGATGAAGAAGCCGAAATCATGGAGGGGCTTGAAATCCGACTCATGAATCAGTTAGCATACCCTAACCCTTACGCACAAGATGGAATTTGA
- a CDS encoding HlyC/CorC family transporter, whose protein sequence is MDDSPSKPNFFERLISRLSGDAPETSAEVLDILRQAHAQSVFDTDTLLRLEKVLDFTGLEVRDAMITRSQMDVIKAEDSIERIIAYAVETAHSRFPVIGEDKDEILGILHAKDLLKYTLNPEQFNLQAILRPAVFVPESKSLNLLLKEFREQRNHMALVVDEYGGTSGLVTFEDVIEQIIGDIEDEFDEDDSADNIFPVSAERWRINAVTEIEDINEYFGTQYSNEEVDTIGGLVIQELGHLPVRGEKVAIGNLQFTVARADKRRLHTLMATRIK, encoded by the coding sequence ATGGACGACAGCCCGTCGAAGCCCAATTTTTTTGAACGCTTGATTAGCCGCCTTTCAGGCGATGCACCCGAAACCTCAGCCGAAGTACTGGATATTCTTCGCCAGGCACACGCACAATCGGTTTTCGATACCGATACGCTCCTAAGGTTGGAAAAAGTCCTAGATTTTACAGGCTTAGAAGTGCGCGACGCCATGATTACGCGCAGCCAAATGGACGTAATTAAGGCGGAAGACAGTATCGAGCGAATCATTGCCTATGCTGTAGAAACCGCCCATTCCCGCTTCCCTGTTATCGGTGAAGATAAAGATGAAATCCTCGGTATCCTACATGCCAAAGACCTGCTCAAATATACCCTTAACCCGGAGCAGTTCAATTTACAGGCTATTTTGCGCCCGGCCGTATTTGTGCCTGAAAGTAAGTCATTGAATTTGCTATTGAAAGAATTTCGTGAACAACGCAACCACATGGCTCTCGTAGTAGACGAATATGGCGGTACTTCAGGTTTGGTAACCTTTGAAGATGTGATCGAACAAATTATCGGTGATATCGAAGATGAGTTTGACGAAGACGATAGCGCCGATAATATTTTCCCGGTATCGGCCGAACGCTGGCGTATCAATGCCGTTACCGAAATCGAAGATATCAATGAATACTTCGGCACCCAATACAGTAACGAAGAGGTAGATACCATAGGCGGCTTGGTTATCCAAGAGCTCGGCCACTTGCCCGTGCGCGGTGAGAAAGTTGCAATCGGCAATTTGCAATTTACAGTGGCCCGAGCCGACAAACGCCGGCTTCACACCTTAATGGCTACCCGTATCAAATAA
- a CDS encoding aldehyde dehydrogenase family protein, protein MAKDLNVFDKAYGLLINGEWTNGSKGETLTSYNPANNEPLATFIDASNEDVDAAVAAAQEALKSWRHTTVYERSAILNKIADVIEEHAEEFALQETLDNGKPIRETRAADIPLAAEHFRYFAGVILAEEGSVNEIGSEDISIVLREPIGVVGQIIPWNFPFLMAAWKIAPALAAGCTIVIHPSSSTSLSLLSFAQKINHLLPKGVLNIITGKGSKSGEYMLHHPGFNKLAFTGSTEIGRHIGIAAAEMLIPATLELGGKSANIFFDDMPFDKALEGAQKGILFNQGQVCCAGSRIFVQEGIYDKFVAALAEEFKKVKVGLPWEDDTQMGAQVSVGQLETILKYVKIGEQEGARIITGGKKIEDGALGQGAFVEPTLIAADSNDNRIAQEEIFGPVATVIKFKTEEEVIALANDSEYGLGGAVWSLNINRALRVAKAVQTGRMWVNCYNRLPAGAPFGGYKTSGIGRENHKMMLAAYTQVKNIYISMREEREGMY, encoded by the coding sequence GTGGCAAAAGATTTGAACGTATTCGACAAAGCATACGGTTTGCTGATTAACGGCGAGTGGACGAACGGCAGCAAAGGAGAGACGCTGACTTCGTATAACCCTGCCAATAATGAGCCTTTGGCAACTTTTATCGATGCCAGTAATGAAGATGTTGACGCGGCAGTGGCAGCTGCCCAAGAAGCTTTAAAGAGCTGGCGGCATACTACGGTTTACGAACGCAGTGCGATTTTGAACAAAATTGCTGATGTGATTGAAGAGCATGCGGAAGAATTTGCTTTACAGGAAACTTTGGATAACGGTAAGCCGATTCGTGAGACCCGTGCAGCGGATATTCCTTTGGCTGCCGAACATTTCCGCTATTTTGCAGGAGTCATCTTGGCCGAAGAAGGTAGTGTTAACGAAATCGGTAGCGAAGATATTTCCATTGTATTGCGTGAGCCTATCGGTGTTGTCGGCCAAATTATTCCGTGGAACTTCCCCTTCTTGATGGCGGCTTGGAAAATTGCCCCCGCATTGGCGGCCGGCTGTACCATTGTGATTCATCCTTCTTCGAGCACCTCACTGAGCTTGTTGTCTTTTGCCCAAAAAATTAATCACCTGTTGCCCAAAGGCGTATTGAACATCATCACCGGCAAAGGCTCTAAGTCGGGCGAATATATGCTGCATCACCCCGGATTTAATAAGCTGGCATTTACCGGTTCTACCGAAATCGGCCGGCATATCGGTATCGCCGCTGCTGAAATGCTGATTCCCGCAACTTTGGAGCTAGGCGGTAAGTCGGCGAATATTTTCTTTGACGATATGCCGTTTGACAAAGCTCTGGAAGGTGCCCAAAAAGGTATTTTGTTTAACCAAGGGCAAGTATGCTGTGCCGGTTCGCGTATTTTCGTACAGGAAGGCATTTACGATAAATTTGTTGCCGCTTTGGCAGAAGAATTTAAAAAAGTGAAAGTTGGCCTGCCTTGGGAAGATGATACCCAAATGGGGGCGCAAGTGAGTGTCGGCCAACTGGAAACGATTTTGAAATATGTGAAAATCGGCGAGCAAGAAGGCGCGCGTATCATTACCGGTGGTAAGAAAATCGAAGATGGTGCTTTAGGGCAAGGTGCGTTTGTCGAACCGACTTTGATTGCCGCCGACAGTAATGATAACCGTATTGCTCAAGAAGAAATTTTCGGACCGGTGGCAACCGTGATTAAATTCAAAACCGAAGAAGAAGTGATTGCCTTGGCCAACGACAGTGAATATGGTTTGGGCGGCGCAGTATGGTCGTTGAATATCAACCGTGCGTTGCGGGTGGCAAAAGCGGTTCAAACCGGCCGTATGTGGGTGAATTGCTATAACCGTTTGCCTGCGGGCGCACCGTTTGGCGGCTATAAAACTTCGGGTATCGGGCGTGAAAACCATAAAATGATGTTGGCTGCGTATACCCAAGTGAAAAATATTTATATCAGCATGCGTGAAGAGCGTGAAGGTATGTATTAA
- the bioD gene encoding dethiobiotin synthase, which produces MNSAYFVTGTDTEVGKTFCTEAMLYLARNSGLKAVGYKPIASGVEKNGLNTDVLALQRASYPLFDYSRHNIYTFAEATAPHLAAADSGVEIDMQRISSGLYSLKEQVDMVLVEGAGGWHTPLSMQADFSDWVVCEQLPVILVVGMKLGCINHALLTAESVCRSGLPLVGWVGNCINEQPHRLADYIKTLQSKIAAPLLGVVPYRIDGRVQDIACNLQPWW; this is translated from the coding sequence ATGAACTCAGCTTATTTTGTTACCGGTACGGATACCGAGGTGGGTAAAACTTTTTGTACAGAAGCAATGTTGTATTTGGCTCGGAACAGTGGGTTAAAGGCTGTTGGTTATAAACCGATTGCTTCAGGTGTGGAAAAAAACGGATTGAATACGGATGTTTTGGCCTTGCAGCGGGCATCATATCCGTTGTTCGACTATAGCCGGCACAATATTTATACATTTGCCGAAGCAACTGCGCCACATTTGGCAGCGGCAGATAGTGGAGTGGAAATCGATATGCAGCGTATCAGCTCTGGACTATACAGCCTAAAAGAGCAGGTTGACATGGTGTTGGTAGAGGGCGCAGGCGGTTGGCATACGCCTTTAAGTATGCAGGCGGATTTTTCTGACTGGGTGGTTTGCGAGCAGTTGCCAGTGATCTTAGTGGTAGGTATGAAGCTCGGGTGCATCAATCATGCACTATTGACGGCAGAGTCTGTTTGCCGCTCAGGTTTACCATTGGTCGGGTGGGTGGGCAATTGCATTAATGAGCAGCCGCACCGGTTGGCAGACTATATAAAAACTTTACAAAGTAAAATTGCCGCACCTTTATTAGGTGTCGTACCTTACCGCATAGATGGCCGGGTACAAGACATAGCCTGCAATTTACAGCCTTGGTGGTAA
- a CDS encoding alanine/glycine:cation symporter family protein, with translation MEALKEFFDTLGGWVWGPAMLVLLVGTGVLLTVMLKGLQFSMLGYALKQAFMPHKKKADGSDHEGDVSHFGALMTALSATIGTGNIAGVATAVVLGGPGAVFWMWITAIFGMATKYGEGVLAVKYRTVNRKGEMSGGPMYYIERGLNMKWMAMLFALFGTIASFGIGSSVQSNSVAQSIQSSFHIEPWISGIFLTALTAIVILGGIKSIAKVASVIVPFMAIFYVLGGLLIIFLHADMLVPAIEKILTEAFNFSAAAGGMAGAAIRYGVARGVFSNEAGMGSAPIAAAAAKTDHPVRQALVSMTGTFLDTIIVCSITGIVLVMGQMGSFSPADQTGAALTTHTFNNMLPGPGGWIVTIGLIFFAYSTILGWCYYGEKCAAYVFGDGFIGIYRVIYVASVMLGTVVSLDLVWSAADTFNGLMAIPNLVALLLLSKVIVNETKDFKAKRASGQLQ, from the coding sequence ATGGAAGCATTAAAAGAATTTTTTGATACTTTAGGAGGCTGGGTATGGGGACCTGCCATGCTGGTTTTGCTGGTAGGTACGGGCGTATTGCTGACCGTTATGCTGAAAGGTTTGCAATTCAGCATGCTCGGATATGCGTTGAAGCAAGCTTTTATGCCGCACAAAAAGAAAGCGGACGGCAGCGACCATGAAGGTGACGTTTCGCATTTTGGTGCATTGATGACTGCGCTTTCGGCGACTATCGGTACAGGTAATATCGCAGGTGTGGCTACGGCTGTTGTATTAGGAGGGCCGGGGGCAGTATTCTGGATGTGGATTACGGCTATTTTTGGTATGGCTACCAAATATGGCGAAGGTGTGCTGGCAGTTAAATACCGTACAGTTAACCGAAAAGGTGAAATGTCCGGTGGTCCGATGTATTACATAGAGCGTGGTTTGAATATGAAGTGGATGGCCATGCTGTTTGCTTTATTCGGTACGATTGCTTCATTTGGTATTGGTAGCTCGGTTCAATCGAACTCAGTCGCCCAATCTATCCAAAGCAGCTTTCACATTGAACCGTGGATCAGTGGCATCTTTCTGACGGCATTAACTGCTATCGTGATTTTGGGCGGTATTAAAAGTATTGCCAAAGTGGCTTCGGTAATTGTACCGTTTATGGCTATTTTCTATGTATTGGGCGGATTGCTGATTATCTTCCTGCATGCGGATATGCTGGTTCCGGCAATTGAAAAGATTTTAACCGAAGCATTTAATTTTAGCGCCGCCGCTGGCGGTATGGCCGGTGCGGCGATTCGTTACGGTGTGGCCCGCGGTGTATTCTCCAATGAAGCAGGTATGGGCTCGGCACCAATTGCTGCAGCAGCTGCTAAAACCGACCACCCTGTCCGCCAAGCTTTAGTATCAATGACGGGTACTTTTTTGGATACTATCATCGTATGTTCGATTACCGGTATCGTATTGGTTATGGGGCAAATGGGCAGCTTTAGCCCGGCTGATCAAACCGGTGCGGCTTTGACTACCCATACTTTTAACAATATGCTACCCGGTCCGGGTGGTTGGATTGTTACGATCGGCTTGATTTTCTTTGCATATTCTACCATTCTCGGCTGGTGTTACTATGGCGAGAAATGTGCGGCTTATGTTTTTGGAGACGGCTTCATCGGCATTTACCGGGTAATTTATGTAGCATCGGTTATGTTGGGAACAGTTGTCAGCCTTGATTTGGTATGGTCGGCAGCTGATACGTTCAATGGTTTGATGGCGATTCCCAATTTGGTTGCCTTACTCTTGCTCTCTAAAGTTATTGTAAATGAAACCAAGGATTTCAAAGCCAAGCGGGCAAGCGGGCAATTGCAGTAA
- the apaG gene encoding Co2+/Mg2+ efflux protein ApaG, with protein sequence MRDSHAIKINVTPDYMADHSSVMNDKYVFSYHIVIQNFGEEVVTLRKRYWEITDAHGDVEKVSGVGVVGEQPILYPGDTFEYSSGAHLRTPWGSMQGYYEFEDDKGDYFSVPIPKFDLKAEFILH encoded by the coding sequence ATGCGGGATAGTCATGCAATAAAAATTAATGTAACACCTGATTATATGGCTGATCATAGTAGTGTGATGAATGATAAATATGTTTTCAGCTATCATATTGTCATTCAAAATTTTGGGGAAGAGGTGGTTACCTTACGTAAGCGCTATTGGGAAATAACTGATGCGCACGGGGATGTTGAAAAGGTTTCTGGTGTCGGTGTTGTAGGAGAGCAGCCCATACTCTATCCAGGCGATACTTTTGAATATAGTAGTGGTGCCCATCTGAGAACACCTTGGGGAAGTATGCAGGGTTATTATGAGTTTGAAGATGATAAAGGTGATTATTTTTCTGTCCCCATTCCAAAATTTGATTTAAAAGCAGAATTTATTTTGCATTAA
- a CDS encoding phosphatidylglycerophosphatase A family protein gives MDKIKPSFTWLKSRPICLLGFGFGSGLAPVAPGTFGTLPALPMAFLLHLIGVSGWGMAIFCAILFVWGIYICRQTEAELGIQDYGGIVWDEIVGMMLVLAFIPFYWGWWLVAFILFRVFDALKPWPIKWFDARVHGGFGIMLDDFIAALFTVLVLNVAQIWF, from the coding sequence TTGGATAAAATTAAACCTTCTTTCACATGGTTGAAATCTAGGCCAATTTGTTTGTTGGGCTTTGGTTTTGGTAGCGGTTTGGCTCCGGTTGCACCGGGTACGTTTGGTACATTACCTGCATTGCCAATGGCTTTCTTACTTCACCTTATAGGTGTTTCGGGTTGGGGGATGGCAATATTTTGCGCCATATTATTTGTTTGGGGAATTTATATATGCCGACAGACTGAAGCCGAGCTGGGGATACAGGATTATGGCGGTATTGTTTGGGATGAAATCGTCGGTATGATGCTGGTGCTGGCATTCATTCCTTTTTATTGGGGATGGTGGCTGGTAGCATTTATTTTGTTCAGAGTATTTGATGCGCTCAAGCCATGGCCGATTAAATGGTTTGATGCCCGCGTGCATGGCGGCTTCGGTATTATGTTGGATGATTTTATTGCTGCTTTATTTACTGTGTTGGTGTTGAATGTGGCGCAAATATGGTTTTAA